One Xyrauchen texanus isolate HMW12.3.18 chromosome 26, RBS_HiC_50CHRs, whole genome shotgun sequence genomic window, AACACATTTAGTATTTTGGAAATAAAATCAATTCTAGATAACTTTTCATTCATTGATTTAGAAGCCCACTGACCCACTGAACTTCTATTTCATAAGTGTGGATTTGTAGACCCAATATTAGGTAAATGTTTGACTCACTGGGGCCAGAGAGAGACACATACTGGCGTATGTGCCAGAGAAGCTTGGTTCGCTGATGGATTTTTCAAACACCAGCTCTGTGACACTCGTCAGTCGCTCCTCTGtgtcgatggatggatggaggtcaGTCAGCTTCATCATCAGCTGGTCAAATTTTTCTGGAGTCATTTTGTTGAGGAGGCTCCGGAACTTACGCAGGAGTTCCtacataaaacaaaatcaatgaatCACTGAATCAATCAATGAATCAATTAATGAATGAATCCATCAATCAATCactgaatcaatcaatcaatcagtcaccaactcacacactctctctctctctctctctctctacctatCTATCCAAAAGTTGGTTGAAATGTGTATTTGGTTCAAGCCAGAGAGAAGGAACACACCTCAGTTTTCTGGGCCTCTGGATCCTCAACGGCCAACTTCAGACCAGGCTTCCATGCATTTGCAGATCTATTTAGCTCCACATCACAGTCCAGCTGCACACTGATTCTTTTGCATCCAGGTGCTTGACGCCTTTTCTTACAGCCAGATTTCTTGCCTCTGGACTTAGCTGGACACATGGGCAGTTGAAGTTCATTCACCTGTAAAGCAGTCAATCAATGAAGCAGATACCTATTAGGTCTCCCactttaaatgaaacattttcaaggAAATATTTGATATGTTGGAGCATTACTCTGTAAGAATGACTGAccttgtccaaaataataggatAATTTGGAAGACCCTCTGGCTTCTGCAGACATTGAGGCATGAACTGTAAACTCAAGAGGAAATCTCTATCATATTTCCTCTTGCTCTCTGCAGATGGTGGTGTGATCGGCACAGAGGGGCTTGTAGGTTCTGCTGCCTCTACTGCTGTCATCTCAGGCTGGGCAGGGGAATTGGACATGCTTAAACCTGAGGGCTCAGGTAAGGCTCCAGAGAGGTGTTCTGCCTCTACAGCTGCATTCTCGCGGAGCTCCTCTGGTTGTAGTACAGAGGGCTTCTCTAGTTCTTGTGTGGAGGGCTCCTCTGGTTGCTGTGGGGAGGGTTCCTCTGGTTCTGGTGCGGAAGGCTCCTCTGGTTGTGGTGCGGAGGGCTCCTCTGTTGCTGGTGTGGAAGCCTCCTCTGATTCTTGTTCGGAGGGCTCCTCTGAGTTCTCTGGTTTCAGTGTTGAGGGTTCAGGAGAGAGGCCTGCTGCCTCTGAGCTGCATAAGCTAGCAATCTGCAAAGTACATAATTCATGACATGTAAGGTGTCACTTGCAGAGCTTCCTTAAATATGTTTAAGATAAAGTGATACATtacatgaaaacaaaatgcaacatCTTTGCACTCAAAGACACAAAAGATAAGTGAAAATAATCTAATTTCTAAAACACAACCACAGATATGCAGGACATTTCATGGTTTCAGATATGACGACTGGACTCTACCTTGGAAGTCCTGGGAACATCATTGACCAATGTGGTCTTGTTGTTGTCCAACGAATACACAGAGCTCCAGGTCTCCTCTCTCTGCACCACTGGAACATGAAGAAAAAACATTGCTATCAATGAGGTACAGATTGATAAGGAAGATCTGACAAAAGCAGAATTCTTCCTCTAACCTTTTCTCATCCTATGAAGGGCCTTCTTTTCCACCTGCTCTTGCTTTTTGGCCTCCTCATGGACCTGCTGAAGAGTCCTGGGACCCAGAGCACTTCTCCGAGACACCCAGTTGTTCTGAGAGAAGGGGAGAACAAAACTAACAATTGCTTCCTTGAGTTCCACACACCTTCACTATTGGAAACACTCACAAACTTACCAGTCGCAGGTCAATAATGTCATGGATCATGAAGCGAATGCGTGATGTTGTTTTTCGCTCCACGACCATTTGCTCCAACTGGCTGAAGTATCCATCCATTTTTGACTGAAAGTGAAAAAACAACAGAACATTCCTCCATATTCACAAGCTTCAAATGGGACAATGATATGTCAACAGACCATCAAGTaatctaaattatttaatcaaactacataaatcaaatacttttaattatattacatgtgcgtaaaaataatacaaattgttgTTTGATTTTAAGTTTACTACAGCCATGTAACTTGGTACAATTAATACACTTAACATTAGATTTTCATCAAAACAGGCAAAAAGtcatccaaaaataataaattacattaccTAAACAGTGTGacataaaatattacataacTGATTACAGTTTTAGTTGtggaatttgtaatcagtaccataTTACATTTCAGATCCCAACACTGtctgctgacacagagtaactgatgtcTGCCTGGCACTTCCCTAAAAATACATGGTCAAGTTTAATCCACATGTACCCTGGACTGATCCTGGACTCACCTTTGCTTTTTCAGCATCCAGGTCTTGGCCCACAGAACTGAGCAGCTTACAGAGTTGTTCAAGTGACCCCTCGTCATGCTGTTTGACCAACTTCAATATGCACTCATGCATATTATCCTCTGTAAGCATCCCCTGTTTAAACAGCTCACCCATGAAGCAGATGGTTCCCATTGAGCGTCTGTGGGTCTTGTTCTTTGCCTCTTTTAACTCTTCCTTCAGCCTTTCCTGTTCGCCAGCCTTAGACAGAaagttatgtattttattaatttgcacaTTTTGTAAAACATAGTTTGTGTCATTGTTAGTACCTCTTCAGAGAAAGATAATATTTCTAATTGAGTTTTAGATGTCTATAATTATTGATGATACAGTTAAGATGATTAAGAATAGTAACATTAGAAACAAAAtacaatgtcttttttttattaagaacatTTATAAAGGTACTTTAAATGTTTAGCACTTACTGATGAAGCTGcctccatttctttttgtttcaggGCCAAGGGCTTGTCATTATACAAAAACTCCTTCCAACAACAACAAACGAGCAGGGCCTTGAAACTGACCTTCATCTTTGGTTGACCAGTCATTTGTGTTTTCCACTACAAACACAGTATGCAAAAACAACTGACATTAGTATGTGAAATGTTCATGCTGTGTTCTGAGCTAAACACATTTAGTATTTTGGAAATAAAATCAATTCTAGATAACTTTTCATTCATTGATTTAGAAGCCCACTGACCCACTGAACTTCTATACCATAAGTGTGGATTTGTAGATCAAATATTAGGTAAACGTTTGACTCACCGGGGCCAGAGAGAGACACATACTGGCGTATGTGCCAGAGAAGCTTGGTTCGCTGATGGATTTTTCAAACACCAGCTCTGTGACACTCGTCAGTCGCTCCTCTGtgtcgatggatggatggaggtcgGTCAGCTTCATCATCAGCTGGTCAAATTTTTCTGGAGTCATTTTGTTGAGGAGGCTCCGGAACTTACGCAGGAGTTCCtacataaaacaaaatcaatgtatcactcaatctctctctctctctctctctctctctctctctctcactatccatctatctatctatctgtctgtctatccaaaAGTTGGATGAAATGTGTATTTGGCTCAAGACAGAGAGAAGGAACACACCTCAGTTTTCTGGGCCTCTGGATCCTCAACGGCCAACTTCAGACCAGGCTTCCAAGCATTTGCAGATCTATTTAGCTCCACATCACAGTCCAACTGCACACTGATTCTTTTGCATCCAGGTGCTTGACGCCTTTTCTTACAGCCAGATTTTTGGCCTCTGGACTTTGTTGGCCAATCCACTGGACACATGGGCAGTTGACATTCATTCGCCTGTAAAGCAGTCAATCAATGAAGCAGATACCTATTAGGTCTCCCactttaaatgaaacattttcaaggAAATATTTGATATGTTGGAGCATTACTCTGTAAGAATTACTGAccttgtccaaaataataggatAATTTGGAAGACCCTCTGGCTTCTGCAGACATTGAGGCATGAACTGTAAACTCAAGAGGAAATCTCTATCATATTTCCTCTTGCTCTCTGCAGATGGTGGTGTGATCTGCACAGAGGGGCTTGTAGGTTCTGCTGCCTCTACTGCTGTCATCTCAGGCTGGGCAGGGGAAGTGGACATGCTTGGACCTGAGGGCTCGGGCTCAGGTAAGGGGCCAGAGAAGTGTTCTGCCTCTACCGCTGCCTTCACAGGCTGGGTTGGAGACACATACAGGCTCAGAGCTGAGAGCGGCTCTGAGCACTCTGGCTCTGGTGCAGGCTCAGACTCTACTGAGGGGCCTGAGAATTCTACCACCTCTATTGGAGCCTCTTCAGGCTGACCTGAAGTAAAAAGGCTCAATGGTAAGTGCTGCACTGAACTCTCTGGCTCACGCTCAGCCGAGGGGCCAGAGGGTTCTTCTGCCTCAACTGCTGAGGCAGGCATGGAGGCTTCCACACTGGGATCCGTTTGCAGGCCGAAGGAGACTTCTGGCTGCAGTGGTTCAGGTGGGCTTAATTTCCAGGTCCCTGAAAATATGGCCTCCATAATGTCTTTCCTGCCCTGCTTGGGATCTTTGACGGTAATCTATGAGACAAGAAGCATACACTCATAAAGTGATAAATTAAAAGCATATATGACTGCTTCCTGTTTAGTATTACTCAAccattttaaacacacacacacatgcatacaaacacaaATGAATGTTTTCTTTGACAGTGGTTTCAAATGCCTAGTTCAAAACTGCCTTGATTCAGAATAATTTATGAATAACCTATGTTATTGGTGAATTTATtctctaaaataaaaattccaaAATCATTCTATTTTTGTAATAGCACTTTGGTAAACAACTGAACACATTAAAACCACActggcattttatttatttttttatgtctgaTTGGGTCGTGCTGTCAATTTATGGaatgtattctttaaaaaaatctgttttgtcAAAACAATAGTTTGATTTTTTTGTAGCTTATCTTtgaagtttttgtttgtttcattgttttgtttataatgaCTGCACTATTAAAAATGTTCTGTAAACTTACTGTGAAATTACTGCAACTCTGGTAGTAAgatattataaaaaacaaaaggaCTGTAAATCATATATTACAATCGTTCTGTAAAAACACAGACTGgtactgtaaaattacagtaGATATATACGACAGAAGTAACAAGATTAACTGTGATTGTACAGTATTGCTGTGATTTAACAGTATTGTGCTGTAGAATTACAAATATAACCAATGAATACCAGCATGCATTGctgcataaataaattatactgTTGACCTTTTatttacaacttgtaggctttaTCTATGatgttgcttttgtttgttttgtttttttgtcacttttaacagCTAATTGGTGTTAAATTGGTTTAAAGTCAAACTTCAAACCTACTATATTCTCCATTATGCAATAGAGCtatcaaaagtttttattttaaacatttggtAATGGCTGGGAGGAAGTTTTTTTATAGAAGGTCTAAAGTCCCAAACTAGgggaacactaatcaccataatgaCGAATTCAAACAAGAAACAATTATTGTCAATACATAACATTAAATACAGTAGTTCTGTGCTACCCCAACATTTAATCAGAAAAATCTCTAGTTCAGTGCTGgtgttacaattttgttttcaaataaacaGTTACTTTTCTAAGACTTTGCCATAAATTCTACAATTAACTTTCAAGACTGGACAACAACTACCAGAATTCATagcaaaatacaataacagactAATTTATAGAACACTGGATATTATTGTAAAACTACAGCAATTTGTTACAGTGTGTTTTATTGCTTGTGTTTTGCTGAAAAGCCTGTAATGTACGATTTACTGTAAAGGCAGGATCCAACTTTGACAACTTGCTCTGCTATTGGGTCAACATGTATTCAGTGACCTGTATCATTTTTGCTGGACAATAGCTGTGAAAATGTTCCATAACTtcttgtagccaagactttaaggtatgaGCCTATATAGAAATTGGCTTTCAAAAATAAACTTCTGAGAATATTCACAGGAGTAAAAAGTAtgacatccatctatctatccatccatccatccatctatctatctatctaaaagtTGGTTGAAATGTGTATTTGGCTCAAGACAGAGAGAAGGAACACACCTCAGTTTTCAGGGCCTCTGGATCCTCAACCGCCAACTTCAGACCAGGCTTCCAAGCATTTGCAGATCTATTTAGCTCCACATCACAGTCCAGCTGCACACTGATTCTTTTGCATCCAGGTGCTTGACGCCTTTTCTTACAGCCAGATTTTTGGCCTCTTGACTTTGTTGGCCAATCCACTGGACACATGGGCAGTTGACATTCATTCGCCTGTAAAACAGTCAATCAATGAAGCAGATACCTATTAGGTCTCCCATTTTAAATGAAACGTTTTCAAGGAAATATTTGATATGTTGGAGCATTACTCTGTAAGAATGACTGACCTTGTCCAAAATAACAGGATAATTTGGAAGACCCTCTGGCTTCTGCAGACATTGAGGCATGAACTGTAAACTCAAGAGGAAATCTCTATCATATTTCCTCTTGCTCTCTGCAGATGGTGGTGTGATCAGCACAGAGGGGCTTGTAGGTTCTGCTGCCTCTACTGCTGTCATCTCAAGCTGGGCAGGGGAAGTGGACATGCTTGGACCTGAGGGCTCGGGCTCAGGTAAGGGGCCAGAGAAGTGTTCTGCCTCTACAGCTGCCTTCTTGGGCTGGGCTGGAGACACATACAGGCTCAGAGCTGAGAGCGGCTCTGAGCTCTCTGGCTCTGGTGCAGGCTCAGACTCAGCTGAGGGGCCTGAGAATTCTACCATCTCTATCGGAGCCTCTTCAGGCTGACCTGAAGCAAAAAGGCTCAATGGTAAGGGCTGCACTGAACTCTCTGGCTCACACTCAGCAAAGGTGCCAGAGGGTTCTTCTGCCTCAACTGCTGAGGCAGGCATGGAGGCTCCCACACTGGGATCCGTTTGCAGGCCGAAGGAGACTTCTGGCTGCAGTGGTTCAGGTGGGCTTAATTTCCAGGTCCCTGAAAATATGGCCTCCATAATGTCTTTCCTGCCCTGCTTGGGATCTTTGACGGTAATCTATGAGACAAGAATCATACACTCATAAAGTGATAAATTAAAAGCATCTATGACTGCTTCCTGTTTAGTATTACTCAAccattttaaacacacacacatgcatacaaacacaaatgtgtgtttctttaacagtggtttcaaacacctagttcaaaactgCCTTGATTCAgaataatttatgaataaattatgtttttggtgaATTTATcctctaaaataaaaattccaaaatcattatatttttgtaatagcacTTTGGTAAACAACtgtacacaataaaaccacactggcatttatttattttatatatatatatctgatcgGGTCGTGCTGTCAATTTATGGAAATTATTCTTTAAATATTCAGTTTTGTCAAACAGTAGTTTGATTTTTTTGTAGCTTATCTTtgaagtttttgtttctttcattgttttgtttataatgaCTGCACTATTAAAAATGATCTGTAAAATTACTGTGAAATTACTGCAACTCTGGTAGTAAgatattataaaaaacaaaaggaCTGTAAATCATATATTACAATCGTTCTGTAAAAACACAGACTGgtactgtaaaattacagtaGATATATACGACAGAAGTAACAAGATTAACTGTGATTGTACAGTATTGCTGTGATTTAACAGTATTGTGCtgtagcattacaaatataaaccaATGAATACCAGCATGCATTGctgcataaataaattatactgTTGACCTTTTATTTACAACTTATAGGCTTTATCTATGatgttgcttttgtttgttttgttttttgtcacgtTTAACAGCTAATTGGGTGTTACATTGGTTTAAAGTCAAACTTCAAACCTACTATATTCTCCATTATGCAATAGAGctatcaaacatttttattttaaacatttggtAATGGCTTGGAGGAAGTTTTTTAAAGAAGGTCTAAAGTCCCAAACTAGGGGAACACTAATCACCAGAATGATGAATTCAAACAAGAAACAATTATTGTCAATACATAACATTAAATACAGTAGTTCTGTGCTACCCCAACATTTAATCAGAAAAATCTCTAGTTCAGTGCTGgtgttacaattttgttttcaaataaacaGTTACTTTTCTAAGACTTTGCCATAAATTCTACAATTAACTTTCAAGACTGGACAACAACTACCAGAATTCATagcaaaatacaataacagactAATTTATAGAACACTGGATATTATTGTAAAACTACAGCAATTTGTTACAGTGTGTTTTATTGCTTGTGTTTTGCTGAAAAGCCTGTAATGTACGATTTACTGTAAAGGCAGGATCCAACTTTGACAACTTGCTCTGCTATTGGGTCAACATGTATTCAGTGACCTGTATCATTTTTGCTGGACAATAGCTGTGAAAATGTTCCATAACTtcttgtagccaagactttaaggtatgaGCCTATATAGAAATTGGCTTTCAAAAATAAACTTCTGAGAATATTCACAGGAGTAAAAAGTAtgacatccatctatctatccatctatccatctatccatctatctatctatctatctatctggaaCACACCTCAGTTTTCTGGGCCTCTGGATCCTCAACCGCCAACTTCAGACCAGGCTTCCATGCATTTGCAGATCTATTTAGCTCCACATCACAGTCCAGCTGCACACTGATTCTTTTGCATCCAGGTGCTTGACGCCTTTTCTTACAGCCAGATTTTTTGCCTCTGGACTTTGTTGGCCAATCCACCGGACACATGGGCAGTTGACATTCATTCGCCTGTAAAGCAGTCAATCAATGAAGCAGATGTCTATTAGGTCTCCCACTTTAAATGAAACACTTTCAAGGAAATATTTGATATGTTGGAGCATTACTCTGTAAGAATGACTGAccttgtccaaaataataggatCATTTGGAAGACCCTCTGGCTTCTGCAGACATTGAGGCATGAACTGTAAACTCAAGAGGAAATCTCTATCATATTTCCTATTGCTCTCTGCAGATGGTGGTGTGATCTGCACAGAGGGGCTTGTAGGTTCTGCTGCCTCTACTGCTGTCATCTCAGGCTGCGCAGGGGAAGTGGACATGCTTGGACCTGAGGGCTCGGGCTCAGGTAAGGGGCCAGAGAAGTGTTCTGCCTCTACCGCTGCCTTCTTGGGCTGGGCTGGAGACACATACAGGCTCAGAGCTGAGAGCGGCTCTGAGCACTCTGGCTCTGGTGCAGGCTCAGACTCAGCTGAGGGGCCTGAGAATTCTACCATCTCTATCGGAGCCTCTTCAGGCTGACCTGAAGCAAAAAGGCTCAATGGTAAGGACTGCACTGAACTCTCTGGCTCACGCTCAGCCGAGGGGCCAGAGGGTTCTTCTGCCTCAACTGCTGAGGCAGGCATGGAGGCTCCCACACTGGGATCCGTTTGCAGGCCGAAGGAGACTTCTGGCTGCAGTGGTTCAGGTGGGCTTAATTTCCAGGTCCCTGACAATATGGCCTCCGTAATGTCTTTCCCTCCCTGCATGGGATCTTTGATGGTAATCTATGATACAAGAAGCACACACTCATAAAGTGATAAATTAAAAGCATTTATGACTGCTTCCTGTTTAGTATTACTCAAccattttaaacacacacacatgcatacaaacacaaatgtgtgttttctttaacagtggtttcaaacacctagttcaaaactgGCTTGATTCAGAATAATTTATGAATAACTTATGTTATTGGTGAATTTATcctctaaaataaaaattccaaaatcattatatttgtgtaatagcACTTTGGTAAACAactgaacacaataaaaccacactggcatattatttattttttatgtctgaTCGGGTCGTGCTGTCAATTTATGGAATGTATTCTTTAAATAATCTGTTTTGTCAAAACAGTAGTTTGATTTTTTTGTAGCTTATCTTtgaagtttttgtttctttcattgttttgtttataatgaCTGCACTATTAAAAATGATCTGTAAAATTACTGCAACTCTGGTAGTAAgatattataaaaaacaaaaggaCTGTAAATCATATATTACAATCGTTCTGTAAAAACACAGACTGgtactgtaaaattacagtaGATATATACGACAGAAGTAACAAGATTAACTGTGATTGTACAGTATTGCTGTGATTTAACAGTATTGTGCTGTAGAATTACAAATATAAATCAATGAATACCTGCATGCATTGctgcataaataaattatactCTTGACCTTTTATTTACAAATTGTAGGCTTTATCTATGatgttgcttttgtttgttttgtttttttgtcacttttaacagCTAATTGGTGTTAAATTGGTTTAAAGTCAAACTTCAAACCTACTATATTCTCCATTATGCAATAGAGctatcaaacatttttattttaaacatttggtAATGGCTGGGAGGAAGTTTTTTTATAGAAGGTCTAAAGTCCCAAACTAGGGGAACACTAATCACCAGAATGATGAATTCAAACAAGAAACAATTATTGTCAATACATAACATTAAATACAGTAGTTCTGTGCTACCCCAACATTTAATCAGAAAAATCTCTAGTTCAGTGCTGgtgttacaattttgttttcaaataaacaGTTACTTTTCTAAGACTTTGCCATACATTCTACAATTAACTTTCAAGACTGGACAACAACTACCAGAATTCATagcaaaatacaataacagactgCAATTTATAGAACACTGGATATTATTGTAAAACTACAGCAATTTGTTACAGTGTGATTTATTGCTTGTGTTTTGCTGAAAAGCCTGTAATGTACGATTGACTGTAAAGGCAGGATCCAATTTTGACAACTTGCTCTGTTATTGGGTCAACATGTATTCAGTGACCTGTATCATTTTTGCTGGACAATAGCTGTGAAAATGTTCCATAACTtcttgtagccaagactttaaggtatgaGCTTATATAGAAATTGGCTTTCAAAAATAAACTTCTGAGAATATTCACAAGAGTAAAATGTATGACATCTAGTCCCTGTCTCCCACATATAAAACCAAAACAAGCTTTTATCTCTCACAATTTTTCATAAAGTTAATGCATAATATTAAacacacattacaaattacaagCAGCTTTTAACAAGCTGTATGACACAGAACAAGCTTAAAACAGTTTGTGTACCCTCATTGGTCTCCTCTTCTTAAAAGTTGGAAAGAAAGATTGAGTTGGAGGTGACCCCATTAATGCAGCGGCAAGGATACCACAGTACGGTGCTGACTGTGGAAAATGCAAGGGCATGTTCACACTGGTGTATATGCAACACTGTAAAACCTGTGAGCgaaagagagagggaaaagatgaactttagaaatgttggccagcAATTACTGCAAGTTAACTCAAACATTTGTTAGTTCACAGGAACTTTCTATAGGAAATAATTTATCTTCAGTCTCATTGTCTCATCTTAGTCTAAATGCAATACTTACATTAAGGCAAATGTTTAAAAGCTTTAACTATACAGCTATCCCATACTAAGGGTCAATTACATGACactaattttttatattaagttATTTAAACATCCATATAAAATGCAATTCATACAGAAATGACTTGAATATCACCAATATTAAAAACTTGCTAATTGTTAGCCTATACATACTGCAGTATAGAACTCTAACTCATATACattatttacatatacagtatattagtaaCTTATTTTAGTACTTTTCACTTGATGGTTAAagcttttgacattttttatagtaaataaatatattatttatgcatGAATACAAAGATTACAAGAAATCGACACGTTTAGACTCGTTTTTTAAACgattggttcttttgaatcttctcGGACATCCTTGTTTTATCTCAATTTAGTCATGAACAGATTAAGAGGAAAAACTCAGAAATCTAGCATACTCACATCAACAGACAAGCTGAAAATCAGATACAAAATGAGCAATGTGAACTTCTACGTTCTATGTAATGATTCCAATTTTGACGCAAAATTGAGTTCTTGGTATGATACGTCATAATTGTGGAATCTCTATGGTAACGAGACACAGAAGAACCAATGGTGCGAGGCATTTTGACGTGCCAAGCTTGATGTGAATGAGGCATTTCACTCTAG contains:
- the LOC127619655 gene encoding eukaryotic translation initiation factor 4 gamma 1-like, yielding MEAIFSGTWKLSPPEPLQPEVSFGLQTDPSVGASMPASAVEAEEPSGTFAECEPESSVQPLPLSLFASGQPEEAPIEMVEFSGPSAESEPAPEPESSEPLSALSLYVSPAQPKKAAVEAEHFSGPLPEPEPSGPSMSTSPAQLEMTAVEAAEPTSPSVLITPPSAESKRKYDRDFLLSLQFMPQCLQKPEGLPNYPVILDKANECQLPMCPVDWPTKSRGQKSGCKKRRQAPGCKRISVQLDCDVELNRSANAWKPGLKLAVEDPEALKTEITVKDPKQGRKDIMEAIFSGTWKLSPPEPLQPEVSFGLQTDPSVEASMPASAVEAEEPSGPSAEREPESSVQHLPLSLFTSGQPEEAPIEVVEFSGPSVESEPAPEPECSEPLSALSLYVSPTQPVKAAVEAEHFSGPLPEPEPSGPSMSTSPAQPEMTARARGNMIEISS